The genomic interval CAGACCTATAACTCTTGGGAAATTCGGTGTCCGTCATAGATTTTTGAGCTAGGGTTTTGGGTGTTCTCTTGCTGGAAGAAGGAGTTGAGGATGAAGCTTTCTTTGATTCACGCTGAGGAGGCGATGAATTAACTAGAATCGAGGCAGTTGCAGTAGCAGGAGGTGATTGTGATGGCTCAGGCGATTCATTCAATGGGGCAGTCTCTGATTCATCTATCTTCCTTCGACGTcctaaattctttatttaagcCATGGAATTCTGAAAGTAAGAATAAAaacaaagagagaaaaaaaataaagaaaagagagaTCGGGTAGATAGAGAGAATTTGTGAGATTTAAATGAAATACAAATTGATATATATAAGGataaaaaagaagaataaaagGGAAaccaatttgaaaaataaaaaaggaaacaAAAACTACGTACCTTATCCTTTTACAAAGAAAAACTGCCCCttccttcttttttttattattataaaaacacacaagaaaagaaaaaaaaatagaaaaggaaACAACAATTGCCTTACccttttaccaaaaaaaaaatgcccCTTTcgcatttttctttttaaacaaatcaattaaaatttaaaaaatcaatcaagatcaacaattaaataaaatacaatatataagaaatcaaattttaatagaaaactcatcaaaaaaaaaatttaattggaGCACATGTTGATACTTATCACAAGAAAACAAATGACCAAATTTTCTTAGCCCACAAGTCAAGCCacacgaatttttttttatatatttgaaaaaaaaatacaaaatattgaAATGATAACTAgtctttattaatttatttttcaaagtcttagagcatctccaatatgggcaatttttaaaattgtcataaaatttcacagcatctcaaaatataatattttattttatctctcaTTCACATTATTTTTGACTACTTTACTACTAAAAATGctctaatattatttaatattaacttatatttttattattagtttgtttcaaatattatatttttcatttttttttttgaaaaaacacATAAATCGTTGCTCCTGTGCAACCACCCCAGTTGCCATAAAATTTATCTCTAATGCATAAGCTACTTTAGAGAGTAGCTCACCACCTGACACAACCCTACCAAGCTACTTTGACTAGCTTGTGTTGAAGCTAGAGATGGAAATTTATACTGCGGGGATGGATAACCGCGgggacccgcccctaatggggtGGGGATTCCCCATCTTAGTGGTTAATGGGGCGGTGGTGGAAGACAATTTCAATACCCGaagcggggatggggcggggacggggataatactatccgcaccatatccgaccccgatatagatatatataattttttttgtttttttttcaaactttgacacatatttagtttttattttctattaggttatgcttttttttaagtatgtttattttttatcttctatgaattatgaatgcataataaatatttgtgagaatattagtttaacttatttttttcaattattttaaattaatttgttttttcattttaccTTAATGGATACCCGATGGGTTTTCCATAACCGATGGGTATTCCCCTACCCCGAATTCGTTGGTTATTAGACGGGGATGGAGCGGGGATGGGGGTATAAACAGGTAGCGGGGATGGGGGCGGGGATTGCATTCCCCGTACATTAACCGACCAATTTCCATCTCTAGTTGAAGCTGCTCTTATGTGTCTATTTATAGAACGTGGTACCCCATTGGTGACAATTATTAAGCAGCAACAAAGatgtttttttctcttttaattatttcatgtAATTGTTGATAGTTGTGCATGAATTAAAATGTGATGAATATAAACAATGATGATGTCATTGTCATCATTGCAAACATAAATTGAGAAGATATATtgaaaaaaacaattattttaaaaatattatagaaaAGGGTATATATTAGgtattaaataaaactacaatatttttgaaatttaattgcTTTTAAcgttttaaaatgtaaattttccttcttttttttttttcatataattgataattttgaattttatttttgatgtcataaattattcaatactttttttaaaaaaaattaagtgaaataacttattataacTATAATGTATAATGTAGACCGTTATAAAAACAAgtagttataaaaaaatttaaaaacataaaagttcaCTCTTACTATAGTTGCTTTTTATAACATATGACTACACAGTATTTTCTTAATTTCACTTtcaattaacaacaaaatcctCCAACAACTTGCtgcatctctttctctctctctcatcactttaacatagtctaatttgtaagCATAATCTTAATAACTGTCAacaacaaaaagaaaagaagtatATTCAAGAATTAGCTTTAATATATTTGAAGTGTTTCTCAATTCTGCTTCATATTAAAAACACTCTCTACAATTTTAGATATACTTTCCTTTACTACTTTCTACAATTTTTGATCTTAAAAGTAGCAACTTTCTGCAATAGGCAATTTGCACTAGCAATTTTAAATAACATCCTTTTAAGTGCTTGTATATCAGTACTCTTCTCCTTTGCAGTTTTCACTATCCTCTTTTTGCTGAAAATTTGACATGTCAAGTAGTTTCAGCAAAAAGAACAATTAATTTATAGAGAAGGAAAACAAAAAGGCTAAGAACACTTGTACTGACTTTCACAGTATGAACCAACACCAATCATTTGAAAACATTTAAATTACCTAATACTAAtagattttcttgatgttcaTTGACTTAGCCAATAATTTATGGCCTCACAAGTTTACCCtttctttaaaaaaagaaaaaaagtcctAGTGAATAACTAGGAAGAGTTATCTCTATTGTTGTTTTTCTTTGTTTCAACCTGAGCTACCCTGTACTTGTACTTACTTGCACAATACAGAAAAATGCAGAAATTGATTACACTAAGAGCTGTTAGCAGCCAATAGAGATAATCAAATCTACCAGTGTTTATATTCTGGGACAGCCATGAGGGCTCCCCTTTCTCTGGATTCCCCGTTACAGATTTGACAATGCTGTTGATTATGGAGGCCATAAAGCACCCCAAACCACCTGCAAGAGCAGCATAAGCCGATCCTATACTTTTCATAGCATCAGGAGCTTCCTCATACAAGAACTCTAGCAAACCAACTATGCAGAACACTTCAGCAATGCCAATCAAGCAATACTGAATAAGCAACCAGTATGCACTCAAGTGTGGCATTGGAGTTATAAATACCAACTCGTATCCATGCTTAATGGCATAGTTTCttctgtatttttcaaaaatggcTGCCCATGCCACAGACAGGATGGAAACTGCTAATCCAATGCCAATCCTCTGAAGCTGTGAAGCGCCATGAGGATGGCCTGTGAAGCGTCGGGACAGTGGAACGAAGGTAGAGTAATAGAGTGACAGTATGAGGAAAATGCTTAGGCCAGGAAACACAGGCATGCATGTCACTGGGAGTTTTAGATGGCCAATGTGGGTGTTCATTGTGTATGCTTGCTGCACTGACAGTGTTAGGTACTCGGTCAACACTGCAGTAAGGATTATTGTACATGCTGGTATTGGAATGAGTTTCAAAAGGATCTTCACTTCCTCTACTTGAGTCACAGTGCAGAGCCTCCAGGGATTTGGCTCACCAACATCTTCTTTCAGCTGCAGGGCTGCCTTATCCAAAATTCTGCAATATTTGACAGAAGCAACGTAAATCAGAGGAAAATCTGAGTTTGAGTAGAGTTCATAGACGAAagatcaccaaatttcacattgAATAGATGTAAAAATCACCAATTCACTTATAGAATCCACTAATTTTCTACTGATTTTAAGTCAGAACTTTATAGATATTAAATGAGCTTCTGATCAAAAATGATAGCAATTCGAAAGAGAATCCGTTGTTGATTTTGAATTGGAACCCCATACATTTTAGCAAAAATTACCTGAAATCCTCTGTGTGCACTATCTTTCCACTGCCCTTTATAGCAGATTGTTTGCCAGGGACCTCATACAAGCCTATGAAATCGCCACTAGAGAAAGAAGCGTTTCTCTTTCGAAAAGCTGCAACAAGAACTTGAGCAACCCTGGTGAGAGGGCTACCTCCAGGTAACCTATGCCTGTACATAGGAGTACCAAGGAAGAACACCAAGTTTGATAATCCCATAGCTGCAGCCAGTGAGCCAAAGGCGGCACCCCACCCGAGTTTAATCTGAATGTAGACCACTGCTGTGAAGGCAATAATAGCCCCAATAGTGACTGAAAGATAAAAGAAGTTGAAAAACCTATCAAGATGGGTTTTATAGTCTTTGCTCTTCTCATCAAACTGATCAGCTCCAAAGGAAGAAACACATGGCCTTATTCCTGCAGCTCCAAACCCAGTTATGTACAAAACAGTGTAAAGGTAAAGCATCTGCCATGGCTTTGCAGGCTCACAACTGCCCAAAAGCAGAGATAGCTGGTCGCATTGGTCCTGGTTTGGTGTGAAAACATCCAGAGCAGCACACAAAGTGATCCCTGTCAAACCCTTTACAAAGCAAACAAAAGTATTGAATCTTTTTCTTAATCTTCAGTGACTAAtggaaaataaaatgataaatgaaGCAAATCCCATTTCCCCAATTCCTTACCAGAAGATATATTGTTGTGAAGATTGCTATTGTCCAATATCTACCAAGGTAAGCATCGGCTAGGAATCCACCTAGGACAGAGGAAGCTTGTGATATCCCTAAGAAGTTATTAACTGCATTTGATGAGCTTGAGAAGGGTCTATGCATAAC from Cannabis sativa cultivar Pink pepper isolate KNU-18-1 chromosome 4, ASM2916894v1, whole genome shotgun sequence carries:
- the LOC115714073 gene encoding protein NRT1/ PTR FAMILY 6.1 yields the protein MGARGEIKSPEGGGVMITSGTSFSVGSTSERKKLGIYFIESDDRRTAFGRGYTGGTTPVNIRGKPIADLSKTGGWIAAFFIFGNEMAERMAYFGLSVNMVAFMFYVMHRPFSSSSNAVNNFLGISQASSVLGGFLADAYLGRYWTIAIFTTIYLLGLTGITLCAALDVFTPNQDQCDQLSLLLGSCEPAKPWQMLYLYTVLYITGFGAAGIRPCVSSFGADQFDEKSKDYKTHLDRFFNFFYLSVTIGAIIAFTAVVYIQIKLGWGAAFGSLAAAMGLSNLVFFLGTPMYRHRLPGGSPLTRVAQVLVAAFRKRNASFSSGDFIGLYEVPGKQSAIKGSGKIVHTEDFRILDKAALQLKEDVGEPNPWRLCTVTQVEEVKILLKLIPIPACTIILTAVLTEYLTLSVQQAYTMNTHIGHLKLPVTCMPVFPGLSIFLILSLYYSTFVPLSRRFTGHPHGASQLQRIGIGLAVSILSVAWAAIFEKYRRNYAIKHGYELVFITPMPHLSAYWLLIQYCLIGIAEVFCIVGLLEFLYEEAPDAMKSIGSAYAALAGGLGCFMASIINSIVKSVTGNPEKGEPSWLSQNINTGRFDYLYWLLTALSVINFCIFLYCASKYKYRVAQVETKKNNNRDNSS